The following coding sequences are from one Bos indicus x Bos taurus breed Angus x Brahman F1 hybrid chromosome 5, Bos_hybrid_MaternalHap_v2.0, whole genome shotgun sequence window:
- the UBE2N gene encoding ubiquitin-conjugating enzyme E2 N → MAGLPRRIIKETQRLLAEPVPGIKAEPDESNARYFHVVIAGPQDSPFEGGTFKLELFLPEEYPMAAPKVRFMTKIYHPNVDKLGRICLDILKDKWSPALQIRTVLLSIQALLSAPNPDDPLANDVAEQWKTNEAQAIETARAWTRLYAMNNI, encoded by the exons GAAACCCAGCGTTTGCTGGCAGAACCAGTTCCCGGCATTAAAGCAGAACCAGATGAGAGCAACGCCCGTTATTTTCATGTGGTCATTGCCGGCCCTCAGGATTCCCCCTTTGAGGGAGGGACTTTTAAACTTGAACTATTCCTTCCAGAAGAATACCCAATGGCAGCCCCTAAAGTACGTTTCATGACCAAAATTTATCATCCTAATGTAGACAAGTTGGGAAGAATATGTTTAGATATTTTGAAAG ATAAGTGGTCCCCAGCACTGCAGATCCGCACAGTTCTGCTATCGATCCAGGCTTTGTTAAGTGCTCCCAATCCAGATGATCCATTAGCAAATGATGTAGCGGAGCAATGGAAGACCAATGAAGCCCAAGCCATAGAAACAG CTAGAGCATGGACTAGGCTATATGCCATGAATAATATTTAA